The following proteins are encoded in a genomic region of Chelmon rostratus isolate fCheRos1 chromosome 3, fCheRos1.pri, whole genome shotgun sequence:
- the LOC121604111 gene encoding complement C3-like encodes MSRTLLWLVASLAFASLTSLANGAPLQVLSAPNLLRVGTAENIFVECQDCTGGDIGVEISVVSHPTKVRRLTSTSVTLTSAKHFQEFAQITIPAAEFNKDPNIKQYVYLQAQFPDRLLEKVVLVSLQFGYIFIQTDKSIYTPNSKVHYRMLAVTPRMEPAEGDAETDATIAIEIVTPDGIVLPLGPVSLNSGIHAGDYHLGETVSPGVWKVVAKFHSNPHESFSAEFEVKEYMLPSFEVKLTPTSSFFYVDSKELTVSIKATYLFGEEVDGMAFVLFGVIHDGQKKSFPSSLQRVPIARGNGVVTLRRQHVTQTFGNILELVGDFIFVAVSVLTESGGEMVEAELRGIQIVTSPYTIHFKKTAKYYKLRMPFDVAVEVVNPDGTPAQGVAVVVDPGKMQGLTTANGIARLSINTESSEALTIIARTSDPHISSERQASATMVALPHTTTSNNYIHIGVTMSEVTLGENLIIRLSLNRQENKQNDLTYLILSRGQLVKYGRHQIKRQVLISMVLPITKDLLPSFRVIVYYHTNDNDVVSDSVWLDVKDSCMGSLKLESTRPAPSYEPRRMFGLKVTGDPGATVGLVAVDKGVYFINNKHRLTQKKVWDIIEKYDTGCTAGGGKDSMGVFYDAGLLFESTASSTPYRLDLRCPASSRRKRDGTTVNVQTILGEEDDSYMGIDEIVSRTHFPESWLWSEIKLPACPPDTPNCDATSFVKNFPLQDPITTWQLTGISLSRTHGICVADPLEVTVRKDFYIDLRLPHSAARGEQLEINAILHNYSPDVMMVRVDLIEVEHICSAASTLGNYRQNIKVWPQTAESVPFIIIPMKEGQHRIEVKAAVNDSYLSDGIMKTLRVVPEGVLTKSLRTITLDPTIKGVDGKQQEIINSEIPLDILVPNTPTSTQIFVTGKEQISALAETIIGGNFMGSLIFKPAGSGETTMIHMALTVIATIYLDKTNQWETVGLHKRNEALQYIKFGYQHQLAYRKSDGSFGVFANRPSSTWLTAYVVKVFAMAINLVPVSNNVICDAVKFLILNTQQSDGMFREVGRLYHAEAMGDVQGVDSDASMTAFCLIVMQESRRICAETVNSLSGSIDKAVAYLETRLPRLTNPYAVAMTSYALANEYKLNQEILFKFVYPELSHWQVPKGHVYTLEATAYALLALVRVKAFEDARPVVRWLSRQQKVGGGYGSVQATLMVYQAVAEYWTNAEEPEYDLNVDVMLPGRSRPDKYNFNRDNHYTTRISKISTINQNVSVTATGSGEATVTMVSLFYALPKEKESDCQRFNLSVQLLPAQQLGDEEDKETYKLKIEVLFKDEERDATMTILDVGLLTGFTVNTHDLDLQSRGPARTIAKYDMNTALSERSSLIIYLDKVSHTRPEEITFRIHQWLKVGVLRPAAVSVYEYYEQSQCVRFYHPERRGLQRLCINNDCTCAKESCSMQGKDISNDERTAKSCEITPTSKVDFVCKVRLERFTGGLSTDIYTARIVEVIKEGSYDVGSPGKLLTFLNYPYCRESLDLRTNKTYLIMGSSKEFLKDEQSQLYQYVLGKSTWIEYWPTEDECQTDEYKHTCLGMTELVMQHTVLGCQQ; translated from the exons ATGAGCAGGACTCTGCTGTGGCTGGTGGCCTCTCTGGCCTTTGCCTCCCTCACTTCTCTGGCTAATGGAGCGCCGTT GCAGGTGTTGTCTGCCCCCAACTTGTTGCGGGTAGgaacagcagaaaacatcttTGTGGAGTGTCAAGACTGCACAGGAGGGGACATTGGGGTGGAAATCAGTGTGGTGAGCCATCCAACCAAAGTCAGAAGGCTGACATCCACATCTGTGACCCTCACCAGTGCAAAACACTTCCAGGAGTTTGCTCAGATAACG ATCCCCGCTGCTGAATTCAACAAGGATCCCAACATTAAGCAGTATGTGTACCTGCAAGCTCAGTTCCCCGACCGACTGCTGGAGAAAGTTGTCTTGGTGTCCCTCCAGTTCGGGTACATCTTCATCCAGACTGACAAAAGCATTTACACCCCCAACAGCAAAG TTCATTACAGGATGCTTGCAGTGACGCCACGAATGGAGCCTGCAGAGGGGGATGCTGAAACTGATGCCACTATTGCCATTGAGATTGTG acCCCCGATGGCATAGTTTTACCACTTGGTCCAGTCTCTCTGAATTCAGGGATCCACGCTGGAGATTACCACCTTGGTGAAACTGTCAG tcCTGGAGTATGGAAGGTGGTGGCGAAGTTCCACAGCAACCCACATGAGAGCTTCTCTGCAGAGTTCGAGGTCAAAGAATACA TGCTGCCCAGTTTTGAGGTGAAGCTGACGCCAACCAGCTCCTTCTTCTATGTGGACAGTAAAGAGCTCACCGTCAGCATCAAAGCTAC ATATCTATTTGGTGAAGAGGTGGATGGGATGGCTTTTGTGTTATTTGGGGTCATACACGACGGTCAAAAGAAGAGCTTTCCAAGTTCTCTGCAGAGAGTGCCG ATTGCGCGGGGTAATGGAGTGGTCACACTGCGGAGACAGCACGTCACACAGACCTTCGGAAACATCTTGGAACTGGTGGGGGATTTCATATTTGTAGCCGTCAGTGTGCTGACGGAGAGCG GTGGTGAAATGGTGGAGGCAGAACTGAGAGGTATCCAGATTGTCACATCACCGTACACCATCCACTTCAAGAAAACGGCCAAATATTACAAACTAAGAATGCCCTTTGATGTTGCG GTTGAAGTTGTGAATCCGGACGGCACTCCGGCACAAGGTGTTGCAGTTGTGGTGGATCCGGGCAAGATGCAGGGCCTCACCACAGCCAATGGCATAGCGAGGCTTAGCATCAATACAGAAAGCAGTGAAGCACTGACTATTATC GCAAGGACGAGTGACCCTCACATTTCAAGTGAAAGACAGGCATCAGCCACAATGGTAGCTCTCCCACACACCACGACAAGCAACAATTACATCCACATAG GTGTGACTATGAGTGAAGTAACATTAGGGGAAAATCTGATAATCAGGCTCAGCCTCaacaggcaggaaaacaaacaaaatgacctCACGTACCTG ATCTTGAGCAGAGGTCAGCTGGTGAAATATGGGCGACACCAGATAAAACGTCAAGTACTGATTTCCATGGTGCTTCCCATTACCAAAGACTTGCTGCCATCGTTCCGCGTCATTGTCTACTACCATACAAATGACAATGACGTGGTGTCAGACTCTGTTTGGTTGGATGTCAAGGACTCCTGCATGGGCTCG TTGAAGCTGGAATCAACGAGACCCGCTCCCTCGTATGAGCCTCGCAGGATGTTTGGCCTGAAGGTCACTGGAGATCCAGGGGCCACAGTGGGACTGGTGGCGGTTGACAAAGGTGTCTATTTTATAAACAACAAGCACCGCCTCACCCAGAAAAAG gtGTGGGACATTATAGAGAAGTACGACACAGGCTGCACTGCAGGTGGAGGGAAGGACAGCATGGGTGTGTTCTATGATGCTGGGCTGCTGTTTGAGTCCACTGCTTCCAGTACTCCGTACAGACTAG ATTTAAGGTGTCCAGCCTCCAGCAGGAGGAAACGAGACGGCACTACAGTGAATGTCCAAACCATCTTGG GTGAGGAGGACGACAGTTACATGGGCATAGATGAAATTGTTTCTCGCACCCATTTCCCTGAAAGTTGGCTGTGGTCAGAAATCAAACTGCCTGCTTGCCCTCCAGACACACCGAACTG tgacGCCACATCATTTGTGAAAAACTTTCCTTTGCAAGACCCAATCACAACCTGGCAGCTCACTGGCATCAGTCTGTCCAGAACTCACG GTATCTGTGTGGCTGACCCATTAGAGGTCACTGTCCGGAAGGACTTCTACATTGATCTCAGGCTGCCACACTCTGCTGCCCGTGGAGAGCAGCTGGAAATCAACGCTATCCTCCATAACTACAGCCCAGATGTTATGATG GTCCGTGTGGATCTGATAGAGGTGGAGCATATCTGCAGTGCAGCTTCTACGCTTGGGAACTATCGTCAGAATATCAAAGTTTGGCCCCAAACTGCAGAATCTGTAcccttcatcatcatccccATGAAAGAAGGACAACATCGCATTGAGGTCAAAGCAGCTGTTAATGACTCATATCTCAGTGATGGTATTATGAAGACTCTGCGGGTGGTG CCTGAAGGTGTACTGACAAAATCCTTAAGGACAATAACACTAGACCCAACGATTAAAGGTGTAG ATGGTAAACAACAGGAAATTATCAACAGTGAAATTCCTCTGGATATTTTGGTTCCAAACACACCTACGAGCACACAAATCTTTGTGACAG GAAAAGAGCAGATAAGTGCGCTAGCGGAAACCATTATTGGTGGGAACTTTATGGGTTCGCTGATCTTCAAGCCCGCAGGCTCTGGAGAGACGACCATGATCCACATGGCCCTCACTGTCATTGCAACCATATATTTGGACAAAACCAACCAGTGGGAAACAGTGGGCTTACATAAACGTAACGAAGCACTCCAATACATCAAATTTG GCTATCAGCACCAGCTCGCCTACCGTAAAAGCGATGGGTCTTTTGGTGTGTTTGCCAATCGTCCAAGTAGCACCTG GCTGACGGCCTATGTTGTCAAGGTGTTTGCCATGGCCATCAATCTGGTGCCAGTGTCAAACAATGTCATCTGTGACGCTGTCAAGTTTCTGATTCTCAACACACAGCAGTCTGACGGCATGTTTAGAGAAGTTGGAAGATTGTATCATGCAGAGGCGATG ggTGATGTGCAAGGCGTTGATTCAGATGCCTCCATGACGGCGTTCTGCCTCATAGTTATGCAGGAGTCACGAAGGATATGTGCTGAAACTGTTAAT AGTCTTTCAGGCAGCATAGACAAAGCAGTGGCCTACCTGGAGACGCGTCTGCCCCGCCTCACCAACCCATATGCTGTTGCAATGACATCATACGCCCTGGCCAATGAATACAAACTGAACCAGGAGATCCTCTTCAAGTTTGTCTACCCAG AGTTGTCCCACTGGCAGGTACCTAAAGGACATGTTTACACACTGGAGGCCACAGCTTATGCTCTTCTTGCTCTGGTCAGGGTCAAG GCCTTTGAAGATGCCAGACCTGTTGTCAGATGGCTCAGTCGACAGCAGAAGGTGGGCGGAGGCTATGGATCTGTTCAG gctACCCTGATGGTGTACCAGGCTGTAGCGGAGTACTGGACCAATGCTGAAGAACCAGAGTATGATCTGAATGTGGACGTAATGTTGCCAGGCAGGTCAAGGCCTGACAAGTACAACTTCAACAGGGACAACCACTACACCACAAGAATATCTaaa ATCAGTACCATAAACCAGAATGTAAGCGTGACTGCCACAGGAAGTGGAGAAGCAACGGTCACA ATGGTGTCGCTGTTTTACGCTCTGCctaaagaaaaggaaagtgaCTGCCAGAGGTTTAACTTGTCAGTGCAGCTCCTCCCAG CAC AGCAACTGGGTGACGAAGAGGATAAGGAGACATACAAGCTGAAAATTGAGGTTTT GTTTAAGGACGAGGAGCGTGATGCAACTATGACAATCTTGGATGTTGGCTTGTTAACTGGCTTCACTGTTAACACACATGACCTGGACTTA CAGTCCAGAGGACCTGCCCGCACCATTGCAAAATATGACATGAACACAGCCCTGTCAGAGAGAAGTTCGCTCATTATTTACTTGGACAAA gtttctCACACCCGACCAGAGGAGATCACTTTTAGGATCCATCAGTGGCTGAAAGTGGGCGTCTTACGACCAGCTGCTGTATCTGTCTATGAATACTATGAAC AGTCACAGTGTGTGAGGTTCTACCATCCAGAGAGAAGAGGGCTGCAGAGGCTCTGTATAAATAATGATTGCACATGTGCTAAAG AAAGCTGTTCTATGCAGGGAAAGGACATTAGCAATGATGAGCGCACTGCTAAGTCCTGTGAGATCACACCGACTAGCAAAGTAGATTTTG TGTGCAAAGTCAGACTGGAAAGATTTACAGGCGGCTTGTCCACTGACATTTACACAGCACGGATAGTGGAAGTCATAAAGGAGG